The Terriglobus tenax genome contains a region encoding:
- a CDS encoding carboxypeptidase regulatory-like domain-containing protein — protein MKLFGKLLLLLLLVAGMAQAQLTTATIVGNVQDSTGAVIPSAQVTATNQETQFTRTVTSGADGAYRLDFLPVGTYTVKIEAAGFQTRQQQGVVLTLNAEIHVDAALSIGEASQTIDVTSNEIPLVETTTSSLGRTVTNVEVDNLPIVNRNVYDLLTLTPGVQASSNVNTLGYPQQVVYINGGTDNFVGSVSYYLDGGLNMTFIRNTGNVLPNPDALREFNVQTNNYNALYGRMSSGLVNVVTKSGTNKVHGSIFYFHRETNFAAAPAFSAPGPKAPLHRHQFGATIGGPIWKDKTFFFGSYAGLRQITSSILNGALVPTAAQRAGNFGENLPTSGTPATCTSNTSSIVFVVCDPVTRTPRPGNVLAASQIDPTVQRLLARIPLPNATGVDTATGRTTYRWQGTIANTLNTDEFLLKIDHQIGQHRIQGMYFNTAGNQQQSPGGNIDWSRQNFVYRQQNGNLSDTWAISPNVVNQVWLNYTRMIGGRINTPQLSLSDFGSSFGIQGAPMLPQLAVSGYFTATQAISGPVTGTNFYSFRDVLSLTRGKHTLAFGAETSLNKDLQYTYLNNYGVFAFQRSTTARTGAEISDFVAGLPATMNQDSPVQAADNSWFTGVFLQDDYRIFRNLTLNLGLRWDVQTPPTDPKNRQSAFIPGQKSTVYPTAPTGLVVVGDQGINRGIVSTRWHHVSPRVGFAWDPFGNGRTAVRGAFGLFFGSVSGNEWNGVSNFQPFAVRNRYAFIKSMTDIYGDPRSFPNGNPYPYVYDPKNPRPFITPAQVQGIDLAYQWPYVYQTNFSIQQQVTNSLAVSMSYVGSFSHDVPFAPDVNYPVYATAANPVNGVTTSNANNFDSRRPYNPLGFGIINVIQSKQRANYHGLQITGEKRLSNQFSVKAFYTWSKTLSTASVNNSGAVIGTAQDFNRMQDEYGSSDTDIRHQANISAIWKPVLFTGSPRYVRETINGWTISGIAQFNAGTPFTVTTGTDNNFDGYTTDRANLSGKADVGITRGRSRADKIAAYFNPAAFCSYTGSTATCPAGVGPAGLDGTTRRNNFFGPGYRVVNAALFRDFGVYEAVKFQLRAEVNNVFNLVNLGNPTTSLNSGNFGKITGASGVPRQIQIGGRILF, from the coding sequence ATGAAGTTGTTCGGCAAACTACTGCTGCTTCTGCTGCTGGTCGCTGGTATGGCGCAGGCGCAGCTCACCACCGCCACCATCGTCGGTAATGTGCAGGACTCCACCGGCGCGGTTATCCCCTCGGCCCAGGTCACCGCCACCAACCAGGAAACGCAGTTCACCCGCACGGTGACCTCCGGCGCGGACGGAGCCTACCGGCTCGACTTCCTGCCCGTCGGAACCTACACCGTAAAAATTGAGGCCGCCGGCTTCCAGACCAGGCAGCAACAGGGTGTCGTCCTTACCCTGAATGCCGAGATCCACGTCGATGCCGCCCTCTCCATCGGTGAAGCCTCGCAGACCATCGACGTCACCTCCAACGAGATTCCACTGGTCGAAACGACCACCTCCTCGCTTGGACGCACCGTCACCAACGTCGAGGTCGACAACCTCCCCATCGTCAACCGCAACGTCTATGACCTGCTGACCCTCACCCCCGGCGTCCAGGCCAGCTCCAACGTCAACACCCTCGGCTACCCGCAGCAGGTGGTCTACATCAACGGTGGTACAGACAACTTCGTCGGCTCGGTAAGCTACTACCTCGACGGCGGTCTGAACATGACCTTCATCCGCAACACCGGAAACGTTCTTCCCAACCCGGACGCCCTGCGGGAGTTCAACGTCCAGACCAACAACTACAACGCTCTCTACGGCCGCATGTCTTCCGGCCTGGTGAACGTCGTCACCAAGAGCGGCACCAACAAGGTTCACGGCTCCATCTTCTACTTCCACCGCGAGACCAACTTCGCCGCCGCTCCGGCCTTCAGCGCTCCCGGACCGAAGGCTCCGCTGCACCGGCATCAGTTCGGCGCCACCATCGGCGGCCCCATCTGGAAGGACAAGACCTTCTTCTTTGGCTCCTATGCCGGACTTCGCCAGATCACTTCCAGTATCCTGAACGGCGCCCTGGTACCCACCGCTGCGCAGCGCGCCGGTAACTTCGGCGAAAACCTGCCCACCTCCGGCACCCCGGCAACCTGCACCAGCAATACCTCCAGCATCGTCTTCGTTGTCTGCGACCCCGTTACCCGTACGCCGCGCCCGGGCAATGTGCTTGCCGCCAGTCAGATCGACCCCACCGTGCAGCGTCTGCTGGCACGCATCCCGCTGCCCAACGCCACCGGCGTCGATACCGCCACCGGTCGCACCACCTATCGTTGGCAGGGCACCATCGCCAACACCCTGAACACCGACGAGTTCCTGCTCAAGATCGACCACCAGATCGGCCAGCATCGCATTCAGGGCATGTACTTCAACACCGCCGGCAACCAGCAGCAGAGCCCCGGTGGCAACATTGACTGGTCGCGTCAGAACTTTGTCTACCGCCAGCAGAACGGCAACCTGTCTGACACCTGGGCTATCTCGCCCAACGTCGTCAACCAGGTCTGGCTCAACTACACCCGTATGATCGGCGGACGCATCAACACGCCTCAGCTCTCTCTGTCGGACTTCGGTTCCAGCTTCGGCATCCAGGGCGCTCCCATGCTTCCGCAGTTGGCCGTCAGCGGTTACTTCACCGCAACCCAGGCCATCAGCGGCCCCGTTACCGGCACCAACTTCTATTCCTTCCGCGACGTCCTCAGCCTCACGCGCGGCAAGCACACGCTGGCCTTCGGCGCGGAAACCTCGCTCAACAAGGACCTGCAGTACACCTACCTGAATAACTACGGAGTCTTCGCCTTCCAGCGCAGCACCACCGCACGCACCGGCGCAGAGATCTCGGACTTCGTCGCCGGTCTGCCTGCCACCATGAACCAGGACTCGCCCGTGCAGGCTGCGGACAACTCGTGGTTCACCGGCGTCTTCCTGCAGGACGACTACCGCATCTTCCGCAACCTGACCCTGAACCTTGGCCTGCGCTGGGATGTGCAGACCCCGCCCACCGATCCGAAGAACCGCCAGTCAGCCTTCATCCCCGGCCAGAAGTCGACCGTCTATCCCACCGCTCCCACCGGCCTTGTGGTGGTTGGCGATCAAGGCATCAACCGCGGCATCGTCTCCACCCGCTGGCACCATGTCTCGCCGCGCGTCGGCTTTGCCTGGGACCCCTTCGGCAACGGTCGCACCGCGGTTCGCGGAGCTTTCGGACTCTTCTTCGGCTCTGTCTCCGGCAACGAGTGGAACGGCGTCTCCAACTTCCAGCCCTTCGCCGTCCGCAACCGGTATGCCTTCATCAAGTCGATGACGGACATCTACGGCGATCCGCGTTCCTTCCCGAACGGTAACCCGTACCCCTACGTCTATGACCCGAAGAACCCGCGCCCCTTCATCACACCGGCACAGGTCCAGGGTATTGACCTGGCGTACCAGTGGCCCTACGTCTATCAAACCAACTTCTCCATCCAGCAGCAGGTCACCAACAGCCTCGCTGTCAGCATGAGCTACGTTGGCTCCTTCAGCCACGATGTACCGTTCGCTCCCGACGTCAACTACCCGGTCTACGCCACGGCGGCAAACCCGGTCAACGGAGTCACCACCAGCAACGCCAACAACTTTGATTCCCGCCGTCCGTACAATCCGCTCGGCTTCGGCATCATCAACGTCATCCAGTCCAAGCAGCGCGCCAACTACCACGGCCTGCAGATCACCGGAGAGAAGCGCCTCAGCAACCAGTTCTCCGTGAAAGCCTTCTACACCTGGTCCAAGACGCTCTCCACCGCCTCGGTCAATAACAGTGGAGCGGTCATCGGCACCGCGCAGGACTTCAACCGCATGCAGGACGAGTACGGCAGCAGCGATACCGACATCCGGCACCAGGCCAACATTTCGGCGATCTGGAAGCCGGTTCTCTTCACCGGTTCGCCGCGCTACGTCCGTGAAACCATCAACGGCTGGACCATCTCCGGCATCGCGCAGTTCAACGCCGGTACTCCTTTCACCGTAACCACCGGCACTGACAACAACTTCGACGGCTACACCACCGACCGCGCCAACCTCTCCGGCAAGGCCGACGTAGGCATCACCCGCGGCCGTTCGCGTGCGGACAAAATCGCTGCCTACTTCAACCCAGCTGCTTTCTGCTCCTACACCGGCAGCACCGCTACCTGCCCCGCCGGCGTCGGTCCAGCTGGTCTGGATGGAACCACCCGACGCAACAACTTCTTCGGCCCCGGATATCGCGTCGTCAACGCTGCGCTTTTCCGTGACTTTGGAGTGTACGAAGCGGTAAAGTTCCAGCTCCGTGCTGAAGTCAATAATGTCTTCAACCTGGTCAACCTCGGCAACCCGACGACATCGCTGAACTCTGGCAACTTCGGCAAGATCACCGGCGCCTCCGGTGTTCCCCGTCAGATCCAGATCGGCGGACGCATCCTTTTCTAA
- a CDS encoding alginate lyase family protein yields the protein MSKQTIEVSRRIFCTGAAAALLELPAARLRAQHATSGYDLVARTDRQRILTAAKKYLPLQPATITAFPSPKTPGGPHDFFSEADYFWPNPANPDGPYVNRDGQSNPNNFNGHRKAMIALSIQMPALTSAWLLTGDKRYATHAANHLRAWFITPETRMNTNLEFSQGVHGVTTGRNYGIIDTLHLVEVARAAAHIAPQMNAAEREALFTWFREYLHWLKTSEKGIAEKKTLNNHAVCWALQAAEFARLIGDQQTRREVAEQYKTIFIPDQLGTDGSFPKELARTKPYSYSIFNFDVAAMLCQSLKDSGDNLFDFNLQDGRGICKASQFLYPYLKDKSAWPYKKDVEHFDALPVRSPGLLFCGLSCSRPEYLALWKTLNPDPVDAEIIRNYPVRQPLLWFPEHTRHKS from the coding sequence GTGAGCAAGCAAACCATCGAAGTATCCCGTCGTATCTTCTGCACCGGCGCCGCCGCAGCTCTGCTTGAGCTGCCGGCGGCCCGGCTGCGGGCCCAGCATGCAACCTCCGGCTACGACCTGGTTGCACGTACTGACCGTCAGCGTATCCTCACCGCTGCGAAAAAGTATCTGCCGCTTCAACCAGCCACGATTACCGCCTTTCCCTCCCCTAAAACTCCAGGCGGTCCCCACGACTTCTTCTCGGAAGCCGACTATTTCTGGCCCAACCCAGCGAACCCCGACGGTCCCTATGTCAATCGCGACGGCCAAAGCAATCCGAACAACTTCAACGGCCATCGCAAGGCGATGATTGCGCTCTCTATCCAGATGCCTGCACTCACCTCCGCCTGGCTGCTGACGGGGGACAAGCGTTACGCCACACACGCTGCAAACCACCTGCGCGCCTGGTTCATCACGCCGGAAACGCGCATGAACACCAACCTTGAGTTCTCACAAGGCGTTCACGGCGTTACCACAGGTCGCAACTACGGCATCATCGACACCTTGCACCTGGTCGAGGTCGCGCGCGCCGCCGCGCACATCGCGCCACAAATGAACGCAGCCGAACGTGAAGCTCTCTTCACATGGTTTCGTGAGTACCTGCACTGGTTGAAGACCAGCGAAAAAGGCATCGCCGAAAAGAAGACGTTGAACAACCATGCCGTCTGCTGGGCACTTCAGGCAGCCGAATTCGCGCGCTTGATCGGCGATCAGCAGACTCGCCGCGAAGTCGCCGAACAATATAAGACGATCTTTATTCCCGATCAGCTCGGTACGGATGGCAGCTTCCCAAAAGAGTTGGCGCGCACCAAGCCTTACAGCTACTCCATCTTCAACTTCGATGTCGCAGCCATGCTCTGCCAGTCGCTCAAAGACAGCGGTGACAACCTGTTCGACTTCAATCTGCAGGACGGCCGTGGTATCTGCAAAGCATCCCAGTTCCTCTATCCCTACCTCAAAGACAAATCCGCGTGGCCTTACAAGAAAGACGTGGAGCACTTCGATGCTCTGCCCGTGCGCTCACCCGGTCTGCTCTTCTGCGGACTCTCCTGCAGCCGCCCCGAATACCTGGCGTTGTGGAAGACGCTGAACCCCGACCCCGTCGACGCAGAGATCATCCGCAACTATCCAGTCCGCCAGCCGCTGCTCTGGTTCCCGGAACATACGCGCCACAAATCTTAA
- a CDS encoding glycoside hydrolase family 2 TIM barrel-domain containing protein, with amino-acid sequence MTITRRSFLAGAACLGAMKTPLLASALQNSDAAAVSTQLLSGDWEFYRGPLDPRFQVWHSEELVTWQKVSLPHCFNSYDGCDPDIPAYRGDGWYRTRLSVRNPYPNGRTLLHFEGAGQRSEVYLGTERVHDHTGGYDEFMVDITEACARLNKGKDIPLAVLCDNGRDMERMPSDLSDFTLYGGLYRNVWLVYVPAISFEAVHTTVSFEPGKPAHIAVTSRLYAPQQSGTNLDLLVTILDPAGKRIHSKTLQRAAWTGEVELASFQIDTPQLWSPATPQLYRCEVTLESASGKTSATHRFGIRHTRFEEHGPFYLNGERLLLRGTQRHEDHAGYAAATPEEILRKEFALIHAMGANFIRLAHYQQSRLVLDLCDEYGLLVWEEVPWCRSGVVSTLFRQRGLDLMRTMIDQHRNHPSVLFWGLGNEDDWPGEPHGEEHDQIRAYMTELRDLVHKLDPSRYTSFRRCDFAKDIPDVYSPSIWAGWYSGSYVEYRDALEKARKATPYFFHAEWGADSHAGRHAEDADPMLAHILTGHGTAEKGFDYKLTGGTPRMSRDGEWSETYACDLFDWYLQTQESLPWLTGTAQWIFKDFTTPLRVENPVPRVNQKGLTTRDLTPKEGYYVFQSYWAKEPMLRIYGHNWPVRWGKAGQQRLVRIYSNCAEVELWLNGKSLGKKKRTPDDFPCSGLRWDAAFRAGENELRAEGRLGNSLVKDSVRFTYQTTAWSKPAKLSLRTVSDTSDHTTVEARLQDTAGVLCLDSRAVVRFSLAGNGTLLDNLGTPNGSRVVQLYNGRAEISLQHTGAVVAGVHADGMESAFLTLEKTR; translated from the coding sequence ATGACCATCACACGCCGATCCTTTCTTGCAGGCGCTGCCTGCCTCGGAGCGATGAAGACTCCTTTGCTCGCCTCTGCCCTGCAAAACAGCGATGCCGCTGCAGTCTCAACCCAACTGCTCTCCGGCGACTGGGAGTTTTACCGTGGCCCCCTCGATCCCAGGTTCCAGGTCTGGCACAGCGAAGAACTCGTGACCTGGCAGAAGGTCTCGCTTCCCCATTGCTTCAATAGCTACGACGGTTGCGACCCCGATATCCCCGCGTATCGTGGCGATGGCTGGTATCGCACCAGACTCAGCGTCAGGAACCCCTATCCCAATGGCCGCACGCTGCTGCACTTTGAAGGCGCAGGTCAGCGGTCTGAGGTGTACCTCGGCACAGAACGCGTCCATGATCACACCGGTGGATATGACGAGTTCATGGTCGATATCACCGAGGCCTGCGCTCGCCTGAACAAAGGCAAAGATATTCCGCTCGCTGTACTCTGCGACAATGGTCGCGATATGGAACGCATGCCTTCGGACCTGAGCGACTTCACGCTCTACGGCGGCCTCTATCGCAACGTATGGCTTGTGTATGTTCCGGCCATTTCTTTTGAAGCCGTTCACACCACCGTCAGCTTTGAGCCTGGAAAGCCCGCGCACATCGCCGTTACCTCCCGGCTCTATGCACCGCAGCAGTCTGGCACAAACCTCGACCTCCTCGTTACGATCCTTGATCCCGCAGGCAAGCGCATCCACAGCAAAACCCTCCAGCGCGCCGCATGGACCGGCGAAGTGGAACTAGCCTCTTTCCAGATCGACACACCCCAGCTCTGGTCACCAGCCACACCGCAGCTCTATCGCTGCGAGGTCACACTCGAATCCGCTTCCGGCAAAACCTCCGCAACTCATCGTTTCGGAATCCGTCACACACGTTTTGAAGAACACGGCCCCTTCTATCTGAATGGCGAACGCCTCCTGCTGCGTGGAACCCAGCGTCACGAAGACCACGCTGGCTATGCTGCGGCAACACCCGAAGAGATCCTGCGCAAAGAGTTCGCGCTCATCCATGCCATGGGTGCCAACTTCATCCGGCTGGCCCACTACCAGCAGTCACGGCTTGTCCTCGATCTTTGCGACGAATACGGTCTGCTCGTATGGGAAGAGGTTCCCTGGTGCCGCAGCGGTGTCGTCAGCACGCTCTTCCGTCAACGCGGTCTTGACCTGATGCGCACGATGATCGATCAGCATCGTAACCATCCCTCCGTCTTGTTCTGGGGACTTGGCAATGAAGATGACTGGCCCGGTGAACCCCATGGCGAAGAACATGACCAGATTCGCGCGTACATGACCGAGCTTCGCGACCTGGTCCATAAGCTCGATCCCTCACGCTACACCTCCTTCCGCCGTTGCGACTTCGCCAAAGACATCCCCGATGTCTACTCCCCCTCCATCTGGGCTGGCTGGTACAGCGGCAGCTATGTGGAGTATCGCGATGCACTCGAGAAAGCCCGCAAGGCAACTCCCTATTTCTTCCACGCCGAGTGGGGCGCGGACAGTCACGCTGGCCGCCACGCGGAAGACGCAGATCCCATGCTCGCCCATATCCTCACAGGGCACGGCACCGCAGAAAAAGGCTTCGATTACAAACTCACCGGGGGCACACCCCGCATGTCCCGCGATGGTGAGTGGAGCGAAACCTACGCCTGCGATCTCTTTGACTGGTACCTGCAAACGCAGGAGTCACTTCCTTGGCTGACCGGAACCGCACAGTGGATCTTCAAAGACTTCACGACACCACTGCGCGTTGAGAACCCCGTTCCGCGCGTCAACCAGAAAGGCCTCACAACCCGCGACCTCACACCCAAGGAAGGCTATTACGTCTTCCAGTCCTACTGGGCAAAAGAGCCCATGCTCCGCATCTACGGCCACAACTGGCCCGTACGCTGGGGCAAGGCCGGCCAACAGCGGCTGGTGCGCATCTACTCTAACTGCGCGGAGGTCGAGCTGTGGCTCAACGGAAAATCACTGGGCAAAAAAAAGCGCACACCGGATGACTTCCCCTGCAGTGGGCTTCGCTGGGACGCGGCCTTCCGTGCAGGCGAAAATGAGCTTCGCGCCGAAGGCCGCCTAGGCAACAGTCTCGTCAAAGATTCCGTCCGCTTCACCTATCAGACCACAGCATGGTCAAAACCAGCGAAGCTATCGCTACGCACGGTGAGCGACACCTCGGACCACACTACCGTCGAAGCCCGTCTTCAGGATACTGCCGGAGTTCTTTGCCTCGACTCACGCGCAGTTGTCCGTTTCTCTCTTGCCGGGAACGGTACTTTGCTTGATAACCTTGGTACGCCCAACGGGTCGCGTGTCGTACAGCTCTATAACGGCCGTGCAGAAATCAGTCTGCAACACACTGGCGCTGTGGTTGCAGGCGTGCACGCCGACGGCATGGAATCCGCATTCCTCACACTGGAGAAAACACGTTGA
- a CDS encoding glycoside hydrolase family 88 protein encodes MKLLRITTGAALLSAAFLTPLLAQDKPMSGAQISAAAGDTIPDGGPLATDLSGAIKRSDIQKAMRKVADWQLAYSEGKYNQDWTYGPLYLAMLATSDITGDAKYHDRAVKLFDQYQWKLWANRPFHADDEVIAQAYELLYQEKADPKRIADARATFDRLIERTDDPAKDLWWWCDALYMAPPALARMSLITGDHRYIDKMNQEWKLTQEHLYDPEEKLFFRDGSFLKKTEANGKKLFWSRGNGWVLAGTANVLKALPKNDPSRAQYIQLFKEMSERIAGLQQPSGLWRTGLLDQTSYDLDEISGSGFFTYAMTWGINEGILPRSKYGPVVEKAWAAMVKHVFANGRLGSIQPIGAAPGQFTTTSSYVYGVGAFLLAGSELVRYAGKGKPSASLLLTTPGTTARRDEVLDLPLTDVKRHLNSIDDLVARNHATGKRLLTQIYSSHAEGPADRFLILTDVAPGSTTSVELAVEPGAVPLSSKVTARDVPERADDFVWENDKVAHRVYGPALQATGEITSGIDVWSKRVTDFVSNTWYNRDKDSQKQHNPNLSYHHDNGDGLDSYEVGPSRGMGGVGIWVDGKLANSKNFTHSRILAKGPIRVDFILDYAPWQAGDKTVTESKRVTLDAGTRLNHMRSTFTFAGGGTVEAAAGLAMHKGTEIKQLPAIGAISAWDTPQTASAGHFTTAVMLSGKQPFRFAGVPMQGKTPGDSLLLFTVRSGGTIDYYAGSGWSQDDMPDFNTWNNYLEDRYKQMQSPVKWTWATSKAR; translated from the coding sequence TTGAAGCTCCTCCGCATCACCACAGGCGCTGCTCTACTATCAGCGGCCTTCCTCACTCCACTGCTCGCGCAGGACAAACCAATGTCTGGCGCGCAGATATCCGCCGCGGCCGGTGACACCATTCCGGATGGTGGCCCTCTTGCAACAGACCTCTCCGGCGCCATCAAGCGGTCAGACATCCAGAAGGCCATGCGCAAGGTAGCTGACTGGCAACTGGCCTACTCTGAAGGCAAGTACAACCAGGACTGGACCTACGGCCCACTCTACCTCGCCATGCTGGCAACCTCCGACATTACAGGCGATGCCAAATATCACGATCGCGCCGTCAAGCTCTTTGACCAATACCAGTGGAAGCTCTGGGCCAACCGTCCCTTTCATGCGGATGACGAAGTCATTGCGCAAGCGTACGAGCTGCTCTACCAGGAGAAGGCCGATCCCAAGCGCATCGCCGATGCTCGCGCCACCTTTGATCGTCTGATCGAACGTACGGACGATCCTGCGAAGGACCTCTGGTGGTGGTGCGATGCTCTGTACATGGCCCCGCCTGCATTGGCGCGCATGTCGTTGATCACCGGCGACCATCGCTACATTGACAAGATGAACCAGGAGTGGAAGCTCACCCAGGAACATCTTTACGATCCGGAAGAGAAGCTCTTCTTCCGCGATGGCAGCTTCCTGAAGAAGACTGAGGCCAATGGCAAGAAGCTCTTTTGGAGCAGAGGCAATGGTTGGGTTCTGGCCGGCACAGCAAACGTTCTGAAGGCCCTGCCGAAGAATGATCCATCGCGTGCGCAATACATCCAGCTCTTTAAGGAGATGTCCGAGCGTATCGCCGGTCTGCAGCAGCCAAGCGGTCTGTGGCGCACTGGCCTGTTGGATCAGACATCATACGACCTGGATGAGATCTCCGGCTCAGGCTTCTTTACCTACGCCATGACCTGGGGCATCAACGAAGGCATTCTTCCCCGCTCCAAGTATGGTCCGGTCGTGGAGAAGGCGTGGGCCGCCATGGTGAAGCACGTCTTCGCCAACGGACGTCTCGGTTCCATCCAACCTATTGGTGCCGCGCCCGGACAGTTCACCACAACATCCAGCTACGTCTACGGCGTAGGAGCCTTTTTGCTGGCCGGCTCGGAGTTGGTTCGCTATGCAGGCAAGGGTAAGCCCTCCGCAAGCCTTCTGCTCACCACCCCCGGGACAACGGCCCGCCGCGATGAAGTGCTGGACCTGCCGCTTACCGACGTGAAGCGACACCTTAACTCAATCGATGACCTGGTCGCGCGTAATCACGCAACGGGAAAGCGTCTGCTCACACAGATCTACTCCTCGCATGCGGAAGGCCCCGCTGACCGCTTCCTGATCCTTACCGATGTTGCTCCCGGTTCCACCACCAGCGTTGAGCTGGCGGTGGAGCCCGGCGCAGTTCCACTCTCCTCCAAGGTCACCGCGCGCGATGTTCCGGAGCGTGCCGATGACTTTGTCTGGGAGAATGACAAGGTGGCCCACCGTGTCTATGGCCCTGCGCTGCAGGCCACGGGCGAAATTACCTCAGGCATCGACGTATGGTCCAAGCGCGTGACTGACTTTGTCAGCAACACCTGGTACAACCGTGACAAAGATAGCCAGAAGCAGCACAACCCCAACCTGAGCTACCACCACGACAACGGCGACGGCCTTGACTCCTACGAGGTCGGTCCTTCGCGTGGCATGGGCGGCGTTGGCATCTGGGTGGATGGCAAGCTGGCCAACTCCAAAAATTTTACCCACTCACGCATCCTTGCCAAGGGGCCCATCCGCGTTGACTTCATCCTCGACTATGCTCCCTGGCAAGCGGGCGATAAGACTGTTACCGAGAGCAAGCGGGTCACGCTCGACGCAGGCACACGGCTGAACCACATGCGCTCCACCTTTACCTTTGCGGGTGGCGGCACCGTGGAAGCGGCCGCGGGCCTGGCCATGCACAAGGGCACGGAGATCAAACAGCTTCCCGCCATTGGCGCTATCTCCGCATGGGACACACCCCAGACCGCCTCCGCAGGACATTTCACCACCGCCGTTATGCTGAGCGGCAAGCAGCCCTTCCGTTTTGCCGGCGTTCCGATGCAGGGCAAAACTCCCGGAGACAGTCTTCTGCTCTTCACCGTGCGCTCCGGCGGCACCATCGACTACTACGCGGGCTCCGGCTGGTCCCAGGACGACATGCCTGACTTCAATACCTGGAACAATTATCTGGAAGATCGCTACAAGCAGATGCAGTCGCCCGTGAAGTGGACCTGGGCCACCAGCAAAGCACGCTGA
- a CDS encoding Gfo/Idh/MocA family protein → MLTRREFSKMVTTAAAGAAVASSAKSYARIVGANDRVNFGVIGLNGRAYAHLSSLQANKANAAITHVADVDSVILQKYAGEAEKAMGAAPKSEKDFRKMLEARDVDAITIATPEHWHTPMAIMGMQADKHVYVEKPCSHNPYEVELLVAAQKKMGKVVQMGNQQRSSPHSIEIIEKIHGGIIGRAYYGKAWYCNTRKSMGTGKVVPVPATLDWELWQGPAPRAPYKDNIHPYNWHWLRVYGTGETLNNGTHEVDLCRWALKEVWPKRIAAQGGRYHYKDDWQFYDTLVTSFEYEDSMISWEDTSSNGMPQYGRDRGVAIHGTEGTVILDRDGYEVHDLKGKLLQEYKIPKDKKTSSADTVGRDSMTDLHFANFIDGIRNGAKLHSPIADASTSVAILLMANIAWELNRELKLDTKTGAFLGDAEATKMRKREYEKGWEPKI, encoded by the coding sequence ATGCTGACACGTCGCGAATTTTCAAAGATGGTAACGACCGCTGCCGCAGGCGCCGCGGTTGCGTCGAGCGCTAAGAGCTATGCGCGTATTGTGGGTGCGAACGACCGTGTGAATTTTGGTGTGATTGGCCTGAACGGCCGCGCCTATGCACATCTGTCGTCGCTGCAGGCGAATAAGGCGAATGCTGCGATTACGCATGTGGCGGATGTGGACTCGGTGATTCTGCAGAAGTATGCCGGGGAGGCGGAGAAGGCGATGGGTGCCGCTCCGAAGTCAGAGAAGGACTTCCGCAAGATGCTTGAGGCCAGGGATGTGGATGCCATTACCATTGCCACGCCCGAGCACTGGCATACGCCGATGGCGATCATGGGCATGCAGGCGGACAAGCATGTGTATGTGGAGAAGCCGTGCAGCCACAATCCGTATGAAGTAGAGCTGCTGGTGGCTGCCCAGAAGAAGATGGGCAAGGTGGTGCAGATGGGCAATCAACAGCGCTCGTCACCACACTCGATTGAGATTATCGAGAAGATCCATGGCGGCATTATTGGCCGCGCGTATTACGGTAAGGCCTGGTACTGCAATACGCGCAAGTCGATGGGGACGGGCAAGGTAGTTCCAGTACCGGCGACGCTGGATTGGGAGCTGTGGCAGGGACCTGCTCCGCGTGCTCCATACAAGGACAATATTCATCCGTACAACTGGCACTGGCTGCGTGTCTATGGCACGGGCGAGACCTTGAACAACGGTACACACGAGGTAGACCTGTGCCGGTGGGCGTTGAAGGAGGTTTGGCCGAAGCGCATTGCCGCGCAGGGTGGACGCTATCACTACAAGGACGACTGGCAGTTCTATGACACGCTGGTGACAAGCTTTGAGTATGAAGACTCGATGATCTCGTGGGAAGATACCAGCTCCAACGGTATGCCGCAGTATGGCCGTGACCGCGGTGTTGCCATTCATGGCACCGAAGGTACGGTGATCCTGGATCGTGATGGTTACGAAGTCCATGACCTGAAGGGCAAGCTGCTGCAGGAGTACAAGATTCCGAAGGACAAGAAGACGTCCAGCGCGGATACGGTGGGACGCGACTCGATGACGGACCTGCACTTTGCCAACTTCATTGATGGCATCCGCAATGGAGCGAAGCTGCATTCGCCGATTGCGGACGCGAGTACTTCGGTGGCGATTCTGCTGATGGCGAACATTGCGTGGGAGTTGAATCGCGAGCTGAAGCTGGATACGAAGACCGGTGCGTTTCTCGGCGATGCTGAAGCGACGAAGATGCGCAAGCGGGAATATGAAAAAGGATGGGAGCCGAAGATCTAG